TTCTCATGGATGATTTTTTCCGCTGCTTGGGCGGTACCAGTTTCCAAGTCGAATTCGTTGGTTGGAGTGCGGTGCACTACAATGCCGAACCGTGGTTTAACCAGCTTCGTGCTGTTGCCCAATTCATGTAGCCACTCAGTGTTGTTGCGAGCCACCTGAGCCGACTCCACGTTCTTGAATCGGATGAGATAGCCGGTTTTGGTGGTGCCAATTCCTACCACTTGGGCGTCTTGTGTTGCAGCGTCGCTCTGCAGtgcagtgcggatgtgggTGTTGACGGTATCTGTGGGGAGATATCGCCCAAAAACGTTTCCGTCGTTGTTGTCATTATCTCTTGGGTCTACAAAGGCTCTCTGGGTGCTGATTCGGACGCAGTTTTGCTCTTTCTCGGGTTTCTGGTGGCTCAGCGAGGGTGTGGCATTATCGCCAGCGGCTGCGACTGCTGCCCAAGTCCTAGTCGCGGTTACTGCAGGGGCGCTTTCAACCTGTGCTCGTAACGCTTTCACTTCCTCATGGAGCTTCTCGTTCTGTTCTTGCAGGACATTTTGATTGTGTTTAATCTCCTGTAGCTCGTTCTGAGTGGATTCGATGACCGCAGTTTGATGGCGGATAATGTCTTTCAGGGTTCCGATGAGTTTCCACACTTCCTTGGTGGTGACTCGACCCGAGTTTTCCGATGGTGCAAACGCATCACCGCTCCGTGTTCGCTTACGGCTTTCGGTAGGCGATTCGGGGGATCCGATGTTGACTCTGGGCTGGAAATCTTCCACCGAGAAGCTGGTGGGGGTTTCTTGGGTGTTTGTGGGAGGGGGTTCGGGCCCTCCCGTAGGTGGGTCCATCGTCGGTCCGGGGTTAGTTCCCGCTCGGACATGAGGTATTCTGAATATGGCCACGTGATCTCGCATTATATCTTCTGGCTGCTTCCATCAGGACGTGCCTTCAACGAAAGACTTCCAGGAATCGCGTATAGTTGAGCTACAGTACCAGGAGTAAATTGGCATTTTGGCGGTGTATTGTCATCAGGAGAGAATTGAGGCAGCACCTATCTTACTGTCCCTGTTCATCGTGGTAGATATGAGCTGTTTGAGCCTTGTTGTTTTTGAAATGTTCCTCCGTTGCAAACAAAGCTGTAGCACGCGGAGTGAGATCGGTATGGCTTGTGTGCGATGGATTCCTGCAGTGGTAAGATTTTTGGAAGATAGCAACTTCTGTTGCACATAATTTATATAGAGTGGGCTTACTTGAGGATGGCGATAGTGAAGTGGGCTAGATCAGGCTTCTGAGTAGCCTCTTCGATGAGGCTCAGGGTGAGATTACGCATAGTAGGACTGCGGATTCTCTGTGTGAGCTTGACAGCATGCCGAGGAATAGGAGACATAGTCAACTAGTGGGCTCCAAGTTTCGTGTAGATAAGCGTAGTTTCAAGAGAATAGCAACGAGTAGTTATTTTTCTAGACGTAGACACAGCTTAGGAGACAAGCAGGATGTTCATTTATATGTTCTTCTTGGGATTGTGTAACTCTGCATTTGGACAGCCATGTTGCATGAGGTTTTTTTAGATCTGACATTGTGCTCCAATCAGTGGTGTGATCTTGTGAGGATGCATAAGCGCCCGATAAATATTTTGGTCGTGTACCAGCGACCAATCATTTGCCGCCGGGAAGTTACTGGGCTTTTTTTAGACCATGTTATTGGCTGTTGTATGCAGGTTGTTGCCACATCATCATTTTCCCGGGCGCGTAGGACATCCGATCACATAATCTGGACTGATTAACCACAATGCCCAACACAATGCGCACGGAAAGCTGCGGTATTATCTAATGGCTATCCATTGCATAATATTGACCCGTACTATCCCCTTGAGGAGCATCTCACCGCTTCGCATTACCTCCAGGACATTGTCTACCCATCCAAACAGGGTCCAGATGGACCAGCACCTCTATATTTCTACCATTGACGCCGAGCCACTTCATCGCTATCGACAAGGCGGTTACCACCCAGTCACTTTGGGGGAATGCTTGAAAGCTGGAAGGTATAAGGTGTTACATAAACTAGGGTGGGGAGGCTACTCGACAGTTTGGGCGGCAAGAGATCAGAGGTTATACAAGCTGGTGTGACTCGCGGTAGTTCTAGCTAACTGAAAAGCTGCTTGTTATTAGGGAACGGACGTATGTTGCTGTCAAAATTTCTGTTGCAGAAACTGAATATAATGGGGACACGCGAGAGCTCCAAACTTTGAAAGTGCTTGcatctcatcatcctcgtccgAAACGTACGGTGCATATGCTCGATAACTTCGATCTAAAGGGCCCAAATGGATCTCACAAATGCCTAGTTTATGAGCTTCTAGGCCCCAACGTTCCAGACATAATTGATGCAAACTTTCCAGATGGGAGACTTCCTGGTAAGCTCGCTAAAACCATTGCAAAGCAATGTTTGATCGGACTCGATAGTTTGCACCAACGAAAGATTGGCCATGGAGGTAAATTACTTTCTTAGAAATACTTTGGACAGTGCTCACCTAGTATAGATCTACATACCCGCAATTTGGCCTTCGCTATGCCTTACATAGACGATTTGACAGAAGAAAGGTTTATTGAGATGCTAGGAAAACCAGAAGTTGGCTATATCCAAAAACGCGATGGGAAATGCCTAGAAGCCGGCGTGCCCGAATTTATTGTGAAACCTGCCTTGTACGGGAATCACTCTTGGAACCTGGCTCAGGATGTCAAAATAATCGACTTCGGAGAGTCATTCTTACACACTGCTCCCCCTGAAACACTGCATACCCCTCTATCCTGGATCTTCGCGCTCAGCAAGGGTATGTTGCAGTTCCTTCGGCAGTAGTCGCTGTTAAATTCGATGCTGTGTTCAGCGAAACGGACATAGGGGTCGTGTACTTTCAGCCACGGAAGGCCTAACACGATCGGGTAGTGTGCCAACTGGGTGGCCAGGAAAcaggctttcttctctcggtGATCGCTGATGCGGATGTGCATTTGGATATAGTGGGTGATCGGCCCAcactcagcttcttgtccatCGAATCCTTCCAGTTGGATAGGTTTCGTCAGTGGTATAAGGGTAAGACTATTCTCTCGAGCCCATTCTTGGTCGACGAATCTCTTCCCTTCAGCTCCAGAATCTAGCATAGCATAGCTCGGaaaatcttcttcttttcggtACAGTGTAACAGGTAGTATCATCAGATCAGAACGGCGGGTCTCCTCTTCAACGGAGAGGCCGTTCATAGCGGCGGCGGATAAACGGATAACGCGCGGTTGCAAGGCCTGGTCGCGGCTTAGGCCAGGCTGACTCCTTTTAACGAGTCTTGGAGATAACGAGCGGGGACGGGTAAAGCGGCCGCGGGGGctggttcagacattttcagacagtcaacttttaggggtaggagctacgtagtgtcaggatGCGGGTTGTTCCCTTTGTTATAGTAGTGCTTGCTACCTGGGTAGTTTTTATCAAACCTAGAATGCctcagaagaaaaaaaagaaaaaagaaaaaaaaaaagaaaacctcTGGCGGTAGTCGAAACCGCAGCCTTACGATTAGCTGTTGGCTGTTAGTTTTGACTCTTAAAACGGGGTTCCTTTGGTACGTACAAGTCGTATGCGCTAACCAATTGCGCCACAGAGGCGATCTGGTAGATGAATTTCTGCAAAAGCGATCTATGAAGGAAATCATGGAATCGtggtacttttttttttaagttgTTGGCCAAAATACTTGTGCCTTGTCATTATTGCTGTTCTGtctggcttttttttttggtttagCGCAGTCCATTATAACAATGTAGATTCCTGCCAGTCCTAGGAGGGACAATTCTGTTTATGAAACCAGGCGTCGTAGAGTGGAAAAATTAGCGCGCCAAGTATTCTGTAAGCTCTATGCACAAGCGGCTGATTCGATATAATACAGGCTCATGTAGATTACTACCCCGGCATTCCAAGCTATGTATATGTAATCCATAAAGAAGTTATGCTAGGAGTTGCTAAGAAATTGTCATCAAGAACGGGTGAGAAACGGTGCGCCGTGTGTCATCATCTTACTCCCTTCCTGGCTATCCAATGCAGAAGATCGACCGAGTGAGCTGAACCTGGCTGGGACACTTCTATTTTTTCGCAAAGCGTACTAATCACATCGACATGAGTTATTTCGGATGTCCAAGGTATAAAGGCCTTACTATCTGTATTTCATCATGTTATAGCTATTGACTTTAGCCCAAGGATCAACAATTCCAAACACTAAAACCCAGCTTCGTCTTTTTTGACACAAAGCATCATAACAATGCATCAAAATAGAGACTTCATTTCGTTAAACCtgctctctctccctctaTCTCTCGCGCTGGTGCCGCCTTCGCTGCTCCTGCCGCTGGGTCCCGAGTCTACCCTTGCAGCATTGGTGACTTTTCCCTCAAGCACACTATCGAGGGCGACACCTGAAACTTGTCATTCTACTTTACTTCCAGGAGCCAGCAGTGAGGCTCTTGAGACTGCCCCCTCTTCTACTGCTTGGTGAGTTATTACTGTGCTTCAAACCCTTTATAGGACCCCAATAGCAATAAGTTAATCCAGCTAATTAGGACCAACGACACTTTCCCGTCAGCGCCAAGACCCCTGAGACTTGCACTTACACAGCCTAATCCTTATTTTGCTTACTGGTGCTAAGAGAAGAATGAAGAATCAGGATCTATTCAAATTAGCAAATCCCggggttttttttacctGGAAAAATCATCATAAAAATCTCAGTCTGCCAGCAAATAAGTATATATGGGATGGCACAACAAAAAAACACTCTCTGACCTGCAAATTCCATATTTAACAAGAAAGTGATCACATAGGTACTATTCACTCCCACTTTGTAGCTCATGACTCGTGTACCGGGGCGCTAGGACTCGGGGTCAACTTATTGTGTAGAATGGTTTTCTACCCGATCAATTCGAATAGGATTTCCTTTAATTGATTTTTGAATTTTCTAGTCTACAGTTGTATATTAAGTCCACaagtaaaagaaaaaatacGTCAACATAATCGGTACACAATTATTTGGGAATGGACAGTCACATAATTCCTGATTGCAACGTGACTCCATTCGTCCAATTTTTCTCCTACAATTCCGCTCTATAAGCTGGTAGACAGAAGCCGGAGAAGACTAATAGTTTCACTATCGACGTGTGATGTTTATTAATGTCAGCCACGGGCCCCAAAGAAGAACCTTACATGAACAGATGCATGCTTCGCTCATGAAAGTCGGAGTTTTCTCACGCCTTCAAGGTGTGAACCCATTCTTCTAAGACCATTGATAGAAATGGTGTACAGGCTAAAAAAAGGaagttgtagatgtaactgggAAATCGCTGAATgcgtggagagagagaaaaactATCTACGGGCACTTGCTAGACTAGTACTGGGATTGTAATCccgaagacaaatcaggccgctactcctgATGGATTACATGTTCAGAATGGAGACAATGCCTCGTGGAACACTCATCATCGTGGTCAAGCGATAGTTGGTCAACCGCTCTGCAGTGCTTTCCTCACTCACTTTGATGAGTTTAGCGAAATAGTTACAGTCGACAAAGAACGACTTGTCGCCTACGTAATTGTTTGCAGAGCATTAGGTTGTAGCCTCGGTCGTGTTCTTACCCGTGAGCCGTATAACTTGTGTGCTTAATCCATGGAAGGTGGCGATATGACCGATAGTACTCTGTAGTCTCTCAATAATTGTATCGATACTATTCATGAGGCCAAGTGACCCGGTCTGGTCAACGACACAATCCTTTGTAAACGAACTTCGAAGCTCTGGGAAGGCATTCGTATCAAATGTAACCGCAAATTTTGCAATTGCAATTCTGATGAGCTCGTAATTGGATATAGTTGCTGACATCGTTTTGGTGGTTACTCGGTGTCAGACTTTGACAGAGTGTGACTTGGTTGATCTGGGATGGTCGTACGACTTGGGCCTTCGCAGGTATAGATGACGCCGAGAGAGATTGTGGTAattctgatgatgagaaCTCTAAATTAGAAATCTATATGCCTCTTATAGTTCCAAAGTTACGAGCTGTGAATAAATTTGGCCGATCTAGTACACAGTCGTTGCCTCTGACCACATGAGAATAGAACATGACAATTGAGTTGGAACTCCGAGCTATGTTGCCCTACCCCGAAATCCAATGGATAGATCCCGATCTAGCTTAGGAACCATGAAGATTTTTGCTAGATCTGATCTTCCTCCCTGCAGCGCATGGCCAGGTAAGGCAAGAGGTCAATTTGTAATTACAAATCAGAGATCCTAGCGGGCGTGAAAGTGAGGAGTTCTTTTATTGGGGAGATATTGTCTATAAGCCCTCATCTATTTCCTTCTATAAGATATCGTAGTTGACCGTCAAGAACTCCACCGAATTCACTCGAGCTCTGCCATTTATCGGAGTTCAAgcaaaaatcaaaaaggcCTCCGCATTCTACACTTACACTATCGCCACTTTTACCAGGGGTCTCAAACCCTTATTCTCCCTCCTTAAAAGGCCGACGGATACGCCTAAGAGAAAACAATCCCTCTCGATGAACTTCTCAATGCCCGCCTTGTCGAGGATATGAAGCCTCTCTCGTTCCAAGTTGTTGTGACGGCAACAAACATCGTCTCTAAGGCCCTCGCCCGCGCAGCTTTTGTCGAAACCTCAACACAGCAAGAGCCTGACGGGAGACACAAAGACCTTTGCAAGCGCCTTGACAAGACATTCGCTGAGCTTGATAAGGTCGATCTAGCTAGGATCGTTATCAAAGAAGGACAAGCCTTCAAAGCTCTGATTGGAACCATCAAGTTCGATTTTACGCTAGAGGATTATTCAGTGCGATTTGCCATCCCGAATCTCTACTTTCTTGTGGTGACGGTGTATGAAATTCTGAGAGTGAAAGGGGTGCAGATAGGGAAGTTGGATTATCTGGAAGAATTTGTGGCCTAATCAAATCGATTTAGCCGCATATGATTACATAGAATAAATAAAGCTGCCTGTATAGGGAGTTCGAGAAAAATGGTTCCAGAGTGCATTCACAAAAGTATATCTGCTGTTTCGGTATGATATGTTTTTTTCGGTTAAAAGGTTTGAACGAAAACATAGCTGAGACCTGGTTCTTTGACACAATCGCCGATGATTCTCTTTTATTGAAACCTCAAATTGTGGAGAGTGCGTTGTGCACAGATATAGAAAATGATAAGCTCAACCCTTACGATCGTTGTTAAAGAAGAGTCAATCAATAAGTCACTCGTTCGAAGTCTATATTTGATATCTTCGCACACTGAGAcgtgaattttttttatgcCTGGAATGGGTATTAACTCTATTACTATGGAATGCACAATTTCTTGTTCATGGACTGAAGGTCCCTACTTACCATACTCCAGCAGAATTCTTCAATGTTTCTCGTCTTCAAGGGTCATTTTGGTTATAGTCAAATTTATCTGCTATTCTATACCATAAATTGCCGTATGCCCAGATTCCCGTATATTAATGAGCTAAATAGAATCTAGACCAGCCTAGAATACCGGCTAGCTGAATCAATAGCTTCTCCATGAGAAAGGAGCGTATGAATAATCTAGCGTGGAACGGTTAGAGGATCTACATTATGTAGTCCGTTCAATCACTCTACTAGCTCTATAAGTAGAGCCTTAACGAATTCTAGTACCCCGGATGCTGACTATTTCTCTCCTGGTCTATGATAGGGGCCATAAATTTATCTTTCACACTCTGAGGCCGGAAATCACTATGTAAAATCAAGTTGTGGTGGAAGTCTAGAAGCATTCCACTAGAAAAACATTTGATATGGCGTTTTAGTACCCTCTTTCAATAGGCGTTAAGAAGAGAGGTATTATAGTCTCTCTCCGAATCGAATGGCCGTTTCAAAATTCTCGTACAATGGCGACTACACCTGTTTCATTCATATAGACTAGGTTTCATCCCCCTAGTAGGAAATTTCAATAAACTAGGGTCACTAATAGGACCATGTTCCATAGAGCTAGTATAGCCATCGCTCTCCATCTCACGGATCTTATTGACATAGCTCGTAATTTACCTTGTAATTTAAGCTTTGTAGAGACAATAAAAGAGTCCTAGATTATGTGGAGTGTTTCGCCGGTAATAGACTTTTACAAAGATAGAGATATCGTATAGGCTTTCGTGATCATCAATATTACGATCAATTAGACCGTACGTACAGTGTACGAAACCTTAGAGCATGGATTACATGTATTTTGCGCTTTATAAAGTTTTTCGCCTCGTGAAATTGACAAAACCACGAAACTCAACGACTACTCTAGGTGATAACTTTGCAATAGTGAGATCCTGGTAGAAGATTAGACCACTTTGAACCCAGCAATTTTGACCGATAGTTTCGGGATGCGGTAAGGAAAAGCCAGACACAGAGTAATTCAAATTCAACTTAGGCCCGGAAATCGATATCTGTAATGGAAGATACGTCCTTCAGCTTTAGATAGTAGATTCGATGTGGATGAGACGAAGAAATGTCAAATGCTGCAAAGTTTTGAGGATGCCAAGATAGCAAATATAGAGACTCGGGCTAGGGATCAGCTGCAGATAAGCCGCCCGTGACTGCCGCGCTCGGGGTCTGTTTGGGCGGTGCTTGAATAGATTAGGACCTGAAGAGGCAGATTAGCGTGCGATGTTTGGGGAAACGATCACAGGAACTGTCGATGCCAGCCAAAATCTATGGTTCATGCATGTATTTAATTCCTTGAATTACCGGCTACAAACATTTGATTGTTTCTCGGCCCCAAGTGACCGATTTGTGCCAATGAATTCAATTGCTATTGGAGCAATTTGCATGCACAATAGACAGTCCTTTGAAATCCGGTCCTCAAGGCCCAGACCTTCATATTTAACCGTCAAGTGGTTACCAGATCACTTGACAGAAGCCTTGTCTCTTGTACTGGCCTTTTTAGCCATAGTAATTTGGCCCAAGCTCTAGAACGGTCGATAGACAACTACTTCTACTACCATCCCAATACATTATCAATCACGAGCCATGTTACATGTTGATCCCGTGATCCAGCTGTGGTATCCTTAAATCCAATTGAGAGTCTCCAATGGCTAGGTGCTAGGTGCCACACCAAGCCATTGCCACCAGTTTTGCCACTAATTAAAGCTGGGATATTAGGTTCATGGTTTCCAGCAATTACAGAAGACGTGCCGCACAATAACAAAAGATGCTGATTCCCATCATGACCTCCGGATAAGACCCAAATCCTGCAAACTTTTTTCTTCGTGCGACTAAGAAAGGTGAAGCGCGTCAGGATTTTAGCACTTCACACATCATGCGTTCTTGATGATTAACTGGAGATGGGTGGGGTATCGGTTAATCTATTGTCGAAACTCAAAATGCATCGTGTCTCAGAATCGTGATCTAGCCACGTGGACTCCACGCGGGATCCAATTAACGGGGGTCGTGTCACTACtctatactccgtactaagTACACTAATAATAACGTTCTTTTTCATCTGATGTTTAACGTTTGATTTGTTAGATTCTCGTGGTAAGAAAACATATCTAGATTCGTGTATTATAAGGATACTTAATATTGCAGTTGTAAACTAGTAAGCGATACAGCCTTAGAAGACTAGACGGACCGATTAAAAGGGGGGGCACAAATTGAACTTAAAAAGATGAAATCAATTGTTGAAATTTCCAATATTATATAATCAAAGGGGCCACCCGTGGTAGCCTCTCTCATGTATATTGCCTGACGGAGGTCACCGTAGCCAGGTTCAGTGCGTACCCCGGCTCAATATTACATAAGACCTCCGTGCACTGGGTACCCGACTCCACATTTCTGGCTTGTTGAGAACAGTGAGCTTGATAATGCGATACCCTGTGAAATAAACAAATTCAAAAGCGACTGCGAATCATGTGTCATAAGTTCTGCGGCGAAGCTACATTCAAGATCCAGACTCGGATTCGAAACCATCCAGGGATGGTAAAATATAGGGAACAATTGTGAAACATCTTGCTGCCGAGGCTTCCAAAATTTCCGAAACTCACTGGGAAGCTAAGCGGGGCGCAGC
Above is a window of Penicillium digitatum chromosome 2, complete sequence DNA encoding:
- a CDS encoding protein kinase; its protein translation is MDQHLYISTIDAEPLHRYRQGGYHPVTLGECLKAGRYKVLHKLGWGGYSTVWAARDQRERTYVAVKISVAETEYNGDTRELQTLKVLASHHPRPKLYELLGPNVPDIIDANFPDGRLPVCTNERLAMEIYIPAIWPSLCLT
- a CDS encoding DUF1993 domain-containing protein, which translates into the protein MKPLSFQVVVTATNIVSKALARAAFVETSTQQEPDGRHKDLCKRLDKTFAELDKVDLARIVIKEGQAFKALIGTIKFDFTLEDYSVRFAIPNLYFLVVTVYEILRVKGVQIGKLDYLEEFVA